A single region of the Actinoplanes sp. SE50/110 genome encodes:
- a CDS encoding DUF1996 domain-containing protein: MNRRTLRRLVAPLSAALLAGAWLVAVIQPASAADTLLSQGRPALASSVENGESPAIAAVDGRSDTRWGSQWADPQWLRVDLGAAATITQVTLQWEAAYAKSFQIQTSPDGTAWTTIYSTTTGAGGTQTLSVTGTGRYVRMYGTQRGTGYGYSLYEFRVYGTSTVTPPATDGPGYIMANPPVTGVIPSTATPPAQNPPVTHHEFQANCSVSRTNLTDDPIVFPGLPGASHSHTFLGNRTTNATTTLASLQAGGTSCITPGDKTGYWMPTLLNGDTAVQPDGPQVIYYKSGVLDYTSVRPFPAGLRYVVGSPNATIDEFRNNPGAVEGFECGDSTRNWDIPANCVAGSQLNVRLQAPSCWDGIHLDTPDHKSHMAYPIVGVCPADHPVAVPMIEFKMAWPVSGTMANVHFASGRGYSFHYDVFNAWDGPTLAALTTHCINGGLQCNPRGFDQYKPDRGAALNENYELP, from the coding sequence GTGAACAGAAGAACGCTCCGCAGGCTCGTGGCGCCCCTGAGCGCCGCGCTGCTGGCCGGCGCCTGGCTGGTCGCTGTCATCCAGCCGGCCAGCGCCGCCGACACCCTGCTGTCGCAGGGCCGGCCCGCACTCGCGTCGTCCGTCGAGAACGGCGAGTCCCCCGCCATCGCCGCGGTCGACGGGCGCTCCGACACCCGGTGGGGCAGCCAGTGGGCCGACCCGCAGTGGCTGCGCGTCGACCTCGGCGCCGCCGCCACGATCACGCAGGTCACACTGCAGTGGGAAGCGGCGTACGCCAAGTCCTTCCAGATCCAGACCTCGCCCGACGGGACCGCCTGGACCACCATCTACAGCACCACCACGGGCGCCGGCGGCACACAGACGCTGAGCGTCACCGGCACCGGCAGGTACGTGCGGATGTACGGCACCCAGCGCGGCACCGGATACGGTTACTCGCTGTACGAATTCCGGGTCTACGGCACGTCGACGGTCACCCCGCCGGCCACCGACGGCCCCGGCTACATCATGGCGAACCCGCCGGTCACCGGCGTGATCCCGTCCACCGCGACCCCGCCCGCACAGAACCCGCCGGTCACCCACCACGAATTCCAGGCGAACTGCTCGGTCAGCCGCACGAACCTCACCGACGACCCGATCGTCTTCCCCGGCCTGCCCGGGGCCTCGCACTCACACACCTTCCTGGGCAACCGGACCACCAACGCCACCACCACACTGGCGTCGCTGCAGGCCGGAGGCACCTCCTGCATCACCCCCGGGGACAAGACCGGCTACTGGATGCCGACCCTGCTCAACGGCGACACCGCGGTGCAGCCGGACGGCCCGCAGGTCATCTACTACAAGAGTGGAGTGCTCGACTACACCAGCGTCCGGCCGTTCCCGGCCGGGCTGCGCTACGTCGTCGGCAGCCCGAACGCGACCATCGACGAATTCCGCAACAACCCGGGCGCCGTCGAAGGCTTCGAGTGCGGCGACAGCACCCGCAACTGGGACATCCCGGCGAACTGCGTCGCCGGATCCCAGCTCAACGTCCGACTGCAGGCGCCGAGCTGCTGGGACGGCATCCACCTGGACACGCCCGACCACAAGAGCCACATGGCGTACCCGATCGTCGGCGTCTGCCCGGCCGACCACCCGGTCGCGGTGCCGATGATCGAGTTCAAGATGGCCTGGCCGGTCAGCGGCACCATGGCCAACGTGCACTTCGCGAGCGGGCGAGGCTACTCGTTCCACTACGACGTGTTCAACGCCTGGGACGGGCCGACGCTCGCGGCGCTGACCACGCACTGCATCAACGGTGGGCTGCAGTGCAACCCGCGCGGTTTCGACCAGTACAAGCCGGACCGGGGAGCCGCGCTCAACGAGAACTACGAACTCCCGTAA
- a CDS encoding LacI family DNA-binding transcriptional regulator: protein MQSQRLPTLEDVARVAGVSRATVSRVVNGVRNVDPQLHELVWSAVEQTGYVPNRLARSLVTRRTGTIALVVSDSETHDDDPFMSRFFADPYFGRVVGGLMSVLRPAATQLALQMVGADGHKRLVGDLRNGQADGAVVLSLPARDPLPGLLAAAGIPAVLIGRPPEPVPISYVDLANETGAALAADRLVARGCRQIAMISGPADVPASQDRVTGFRRAMARHGHAWVPTLAGNFTQDSGERAMRALLAAEPHLDGVFVANDLMALGALLVLRDAGKRVPEDVAVVGFDDSSAALAARPALTTVRHPLEDMAAEAAKLLLLRIDDPAARVSSVIYEPTLVRRHSA from the coding sequence ATGCAGAGCCAGCGGCTACCGACGCTCGAGGACGTGGCCCGGGTGGCGGGCGTCTCGAGAGCCACCGTCTCCCGAGTCGTCAACGGCGTCCGCAACGTCGACCCGCAGTTGCACGAGCTGGTCTGGAGCGCCGTCGAGCAGACCGGCTACGTGCCGAACAGGCTGGCCCGCTCGCTGGTCACCCGGCGCACCGGCACGATCGCCCTGGTCGTCTCCGACTCGGAGACCCACGACGACGACCCGTTCATGAGCCGCTTCTTCGCCGACCCGTATTTCGGTCGGGTCGTCGGCGGCCTGATGAGCGTGCTGCGCCCCGCCGCCACCCAGCTGGCCCTGCAGATGGTCGGCGCCGACGGTCACAAACGTCTGGTCGGCGATCTGCGCAACGGCCAGGCCGACGGTGCCGTGGTGCTCTCCCTGCCGGCCCGCGACCCGCTGCCCGGCCTGCTCGCCGCGGCCGGCATCCCGGCCGTGCTGATCGGCCGCCCACCCGAGCCGGTCCCGATCAGCTACGTCGACCTGGCCAACGAGACCGGCGCCGCGCTGGCCGCCGACCGCCTGGTCGCCCGCGGCTGCCGGCAGATCGCCATGATCTCCGGCCCCGCCGACGTCCCGGCCAGCCAGGACCGCGTCACCGGCTTCCGCCGTGCGATGGCCCGGCACGGCCACGCCTGGGTGCCCACCCTGGCCGGCAACTTCACCCAGGACAGCGGCGAGCGCGCGATGCGCGCCCTGCTGGCCGCCGAGCCGCACCTGGACGGCGTGTTCGTCGCCAACGACCTGATGGCCCTGGGCGCCCTGCTCGTCCTGCGGGATGCCGGCAAACGGGTCCCGGAGGACGTCGCGGTCGTCGGCTTCGACGACAGCAGCGCGGCGCTGGCCGCCCGCCCGGCCCTCACCACGGTCCGCCACCCACTGGAGGACATGGCCGCCGAGGCCGCCAAACTCCTGCTCCTGCGCATCGACGACCCGGCGGCCCGGGTCAGCTCGGTGATCTACGAGCCGACCCTGGTGCGCCGCCACTCCGCTTAG
- a CDS encoding DUF305 domain-containing protein — MRTRRRLGALAAACGLAAVTACGSPTATTPPAGPPPGTPAASFGGTDIAWIQINIAMDEQLLPLLALTPSNGADTGLRAVSDQVRALSERELGTLRKLHDEAGLSGGNPHEGMPMPGMVTPAMLAAATGQHGAAFDRTLGVALREYLEQSRQLAGSEQSAGAETRTRALAASILQSRAAALGALKK; from the coding sequence GTGAGAACACGCCGCCGCCTCGGCGCCCTGGCGGCCGCCTGCGGGCTGGCCGCCGTCACCGCCTGCGGCTCCCCCACCGCTACCACCCCACCCGCCGGCCCACCGCCGGGCACCCCCGCGGCAAGCTTCGGCGGCACCGACATCGCCTGGATCCAGATCAACATCGCGATGGACGAGCAGCTGCTGCCGCTGCTCGCGCTGACCCCGAGCAACGGGGCGGACACCGGGTTACGAGCAGTATCTGACCAGGTCAGGGCGCTTTCCGAGAGGGAACTCGGCACGCTGCGCAAGCTGCACGACGAGGCCGGGCTGTCCGGCGGGAATCCGCACGAGGGGATGCCGATGCCCGGGATGGTGACGCCGGCGATGCTCGCCGCGGCGACCGGGCAGCACGGGGCCGCGTTCGACCGGACCCTCGGCGTGGCGCTGCGGGAGTACCTGGAGCAGAGCCGGCAGCTGGCCGGCAGCGAGCAGTCGGCCGGTGCGGAAACGCGCACGAGGGCACTCGCGGCGAGCATTCTGCAAAGCCGCGCGGCGGCGCTCGGGGCGCTCAAGAAATAG
- a CDS encoding discoidin domain-containing protein yields the protein MSQISASGPRRRRPSLVAAVVALLLGLAAVAVATAANAADTLLSQGRPATASSQEGADVGPGNAFDGNAGTRWSSRFTDPQWIQVDLGAAATISKVELRWEGAYGKAYRIQTSSDGTAWTDIYATTSGAGGTESLTVSGSGRYVRLYGTARASGYGYSLYEFQVYGSLSTGTPGADCTTNAAQGQPAAASSVEGADVSADKAVDGNTGTRWSSQFSDPQWIRVDLGATKTLCGVVLQWEGAYGKAYKIQTSPDGTTWTDIFSTGNGAGGTEALTVSGSGRYVRLYGTTRASGYGYSLWEFKVLTGGGTTTPSTPPTQDPTNYTTVWQDDFDGTSGTTPSAADWLLRTGTAYPGGAAAWGTGEVETASASTANVSLDGSGHLAIRALRDASGNWTSGRLETRRTDFEPLAGQLTRFTAVLRQPDVANGLGYWPGFRATGAAYRGNYTNWPGVGETDIMTDVNGRSQLSQTLHCGTAPDGPCAEYNGRNSGFASCAGCQTGYHEYSQVVDRTRTDEEIRFYLDGRQSWVVRESQVGVAAWNAAVHHGFFLRLDLAIGGSLPNAIAGRTTPTADTTPGGVLSVDSVTVSRATGTTPTAMTDPAIPAGPSVVKVTGSQGNWKLTVDGQPYQIKGLTYGPPARAADGYLRDLKNMGVNTIRIWGVDDTDTPILLNAAARQGIHVIVGEWLNQGADYVNDTAYMNSVKTSIVNQVNALKGNPGTLMWDVGNEVILTMQDHGLSAADVEARRVGYAKFVDQLADAIHAADPNHPVTSTDAYTGAWPYYRQYAPHLDLLAVNSYGAIGNVYDDWVAGGYTKPYVVTEGGPAGEWEVPGDANGVPTEPSDLQKRDGYTASWNAITAHPGVALGATEFHYGLENDFGGVWLNTFTGGWRRLGYGALAKAYTGRALANTAPEITAMTVSNPAAVPAGGTYTITTSTTDPNGDLIRYNLMYSDKYISGGTGLTNVSFTDNGNGSFTVKAPETLGVWKVYVYAFDGQGNVGIETRSIRVVPPTVTGTNLAKGRPATASGYQPTGINGPQLPSYAVDGDYGTRWASEWVDTAWLQVDLGSVQSFDHVNLAWEAAYATAYQIQTSNDGTTWTTAYATTTGDGGFDNLAINGSGRYVRITNTARATAYGYSLYEFGVYRQ from the coding sequence ATGAGTCAAATATCCGCGTCCGGTCCGCGACGCCGCCGACCGTCCCTCGTCGCCGCGGTCGTCGCGCTGCTGCTCGGCCTCGCCGCGGTCGCGGTGGCCACCGCCGCGAACGCCGCCGACACCCTGCTCTCGCAGGGCAGGCCGGCCACCGCCTCGTCCCAGGAAGGCGCCGACGTCGGCCCGGGCAACGCCTTCGACGGCAATGCCGGCACCCGCTGGTCCAGCCGGTTCACCGACCCGCAGTGGATCCAGGTCGACCTCGGCGCCGCCGCCACGATCAGCAAGGTCGAGCTGCGGTGGGAGGGGGCGTACGGCAAGGCGTACCGGATTCAGACGAGCAGCGACGGGACGGCCTGGACCGACATCTACGCGACGACCAGCGGCGCCGGCGGCACCGAGTCGCTGACCGTCAGCGGCAGCGGGCGCTATGTCCGGCTCTACGGCACCGCGCGGGCCTCCGGCTACGGCTACTCCCTGTACGAGTTCCAGGTCTACGGCTCGCTCAGCACCGGCACGCCGGGCGCCGACTGCACGACGAACGCCGCGCAGGGCCAGCCGGCCGCCGCGTCGTCGGTCGAGGGAGCGGACGTCAGCGCCGACAAGGCGGTCGACGGCAACACCGGGACCCGCTGGTCCAGCCAGTTCAGCGACCCGCAGTGGATCCGTGTCGACCTGGGCGCCACCAAGACCCTCTGCGGCGTGGTGCTGCAGTGGGAGGGGGCGTACGGCAAGGCGTACAAGATCCAAACAAGCCCGGACGGGACCACCTGGACCGACATCTTCTCCACCGGCAACGGTGCCGGCGGCACCGAGGCGTTGACGGTCAGCGGCAGCGGCCGCTACGTCCGGCTCTACGGCACCACGCGGGCCTCCGGCTACGGCTACTCGCTGTGGGAGTTCAAGGTGCTCACCGGCGGCGGGACAACCACCCCGAGCACGCCGCCCACGCAGGATCCGACGAACTACACGACGGTCTGGCAGGACGATTTCGACGGTACGTCGGGGACCACCCCGTCCGCCGCCGACTGGCTGCTGCGCACCGGCACCGCCTACCCCGGCGGGGCCGCGGCCTGGGGCACCGGTGAGGTCGAGACGGCCAGCGCGAGCACCGCGAACGTGTCCCTCGACGGCAGCGGCCATCTGGCGATCAGGGCGCTGCGCGACGCTTCCGGCAACTGGACCTCCGGCCGCCTGGAGACCCGGCGCACCGACTTCGAGCCGCTCGCCGGGCAGCTCACCAGGTTCACCGCGGTGCTCAGGCAGCCCGACGTGGCCAACGGCCTGGGTTACTGGCCGGGCTTCCGAGCCACCGGCGCGGCGTACCGCGGCAACTACACCAACTGGCCGGGTGTCGGCGAGACCGACATCATGACCGACGTCAACGGGCGCAGCCAGCTGTCCCAGACGCTGCACTGCGGCACCGCCCCCGACGGGCCGTGCGCCGAGTACAACGGCCGCAACTCCGGCTTCGCGTCCTGCGCCGGCTGCCAGACCGGCTACCACGAGTACTCGCAGGTGGTCGATCGGACCAGGACCGACGAGGAGATCCGCTTCTACCTCGACGGGCGGCAGAGCTGGGTGGTGCGCGAGTCGCAGGTCGGCGTCGCGGCCTGGAACGCGGCCGTGCACCACGGCTTCTTCCTGCGCCTCGACCTGGCGATCGGGGGCTCGCTGCCGAACGCGATCGCCGGCAGAACCACGCCGACGGCCGACACGACCCCGGGCGGCGTGCTCAGCGTCGACTCGGTGACCGTGTCCCGGGCCACCGGCACCACGCCGACGGCCATGACCGACCCCGCGATCCCGGCCGGGCCCAGCGTCGTCAAGGTGACCGGCAGCCAGGGCAACTGGAAGCTCACCGTCGACGGGCAGCCGTACCAGATCAAGGGCCTGACCTACGGCCCGCCGGCCCGGGCCGCCGACGGCTACCTGCGCGACCTGAAGAACATGGGCGTCAACACCATCCGGATCTGGGGCGTCGACGACACCGATACCCCGATCCTGCTGAACGCCGCGGCCCGGCAGGGCATCCACGTGATCGTCGGGGAGTGGCTCAACCAGGGCGCCGACTACGTCAACGACACCGCGTACATGAACTCGGTGAAGACCTCGATCGTCAACCAGGTCAACGCGCTCAAGGGCAACCCGGGCACGCTGATGTGGGACGTCGGCAACGAGGTCATCCTCACCATGCAGGACCACGGGCTGTCCGCGGCCGACGTCGAGGCGCGGCGCGTCGGTTACGCCAAGTTCGTCGACCAGCTCGCCGACGCGATCCACGCGGCCGACCCGAACCACCCGGTTACCTCGACCGACGCGTACACCGGGGCGTGGCCGTACTACCGGCAGTACGCGCCCCACCTCGACCTGCTCGCGGTCAACTCGTACGGTGCGATCGGCAACGTCTACGACGACTGGGTGGCCGGCGGCTACACCAAGCCGTACGTGGTCACCGAGGGCGGCCCGGCCGGCGAATGGGAGGTGCCGGGCGACGCCAACGGGGTGCCGACCGAGCCGAGCGACCTGCAGAAACGCGACGGCTACACGGCCAGCTGGAACGCGATCACCGCGCATCCGGGGGTGGCGCTCGGCGCGACCGAGTTCCACTACGGCCTGGAGAACGACTTCGGCGGCGTCTGGCTGAACACCTTCACCGGAGGGTGGCGGCGGCTCGGATACGGGGCGCTGGCCAAGGCGTACACCGGCAGGGCCCTGGCGAACACCGCGCCGGAGATCACCGCGATGACCGTGTCGAACCCGGCGGCGGTACCGGCCGGCGGCACCTACACGATCACGACCAGCACGACGGATCCGAACGGCGACCTGATCCGCTACAACCTGATGTACTCCGACAAGTACATCAGCGGTGGCACCGGCCTGACCAACGTCAGTTTCACCGACAACGGCAACGGATCGTTCACCGTCAAGGCGCCCGAGACACTCGGCGTCTGGAAGGTCTACGTGTACGCCTTCGACGGGCAGGGCAACGTCGGCATCGAAACCCGGTCGATCAGGGTGGTGCCGCCCACCGTGACCGGCACCAACCTGGCCAAGGGCAGGCCCGCCACCGCCTCCGGGTACCAGCCGACCGGCATTAACGGACCCCAGCTGCCGTCGTACGCGGTCGACGGCGACTACGGCACCCGCTGGGCCAGCGAATGGGTGGACACCGCCTGGCTGCAGGTCGACCTCGGCTCGGTGCAGTCGTTCGACCACGTGAACCTGGCGTGGGAGGCGGCGTACGCCACGGCGTACCAGATCCAGACGTCGAACGACGGCACCACCTGGACCACGGCCTACGCGACCACCACCGGCGACGGCGGCTTCGACAACCTGGCGATCAACGGCTCCGGCCGCTACGTCCGGATCACCAACACGGCGCGGGCCACGGCGTACGGCTACTCGCTCTACGAATTCGGCGTCTACCGGCAGTAG
- a CDS encoding DUF72 domain-containing protein → MAGVRVGLCGASMALASYAQRFPVLEVQQTFYEPPRESTLRRWRDTVPGEFEFVVKAWQLITHEARSATYRRLRTPLSEAERAEVGGFRWTPVVARAWDTTVRCASLLRAGAILLQCPASFRPTEPAVTRLREFLARAPRPDGVRLLWEPRGPWPDDLVRDICAAGDLTHAADPFLRPSLTPTAYYRLHGVTGARHVHTDDELARLAAMVDGGPAYVMFNNLARADDARRFRRLVAGDAQHTG, encoded by the coding sequence ATGGCGGGGGTGCGGGTGGGATTGTGCGGGGCGAGTATGGCGCTGGCCTCCTATGCGCAGCGTTTCCCGGTGCTGGAGGTGCAGCAGACCTTCTACGAGCCGCCCCGCGAGAGCACCCTGCGGCGGTGGCGGGACACCGTGCCGGGGGAGTTCGAGTTCGTCGTCAAAGCGTGGCAGCTGATCACGCACGAGGCCCGGAGTGCGACCTATCGGCGGTTGCGCACCCCGCTGAGCGAGGCGGAACGGGCCGAGGTCGGCGGGTTCCGGTGGACACCGGTGGTGGCGCGGGCCTGGGACACCACGGTCCGGTGCGCGTCGCTGCTGCGGGCCGGCGCGATCCTGCTGCAGTGCCCGGCCAGTTTCCGGCCGACCGAGCCCGCCGTGACCCGGTTGCGGGAATTCCTCGCCCGGGCCCCGCGGCCGGACGGGGTGCGACTGCTGTGGGAGCCGCGCGGGCCGTGGCCGGACGACCTGGTCCGGGACATCTGTGCGGCCGGCGATCTGACGCACGCCGCCGACCCGTTCCTGCGGCCGAGTCTGACGCCGACGGCCTATTACCGGCTGCACGGCGTGACCGGCGCCCGCCACGTCCACACCGATGACGAGCTGGCGCGGCTGGCCGCCATGGTGGACGGCGGGCCGGCGTACGTGATGTTCAACAACCTGGCGCGGGCCGACGACGCTCGGCGGTTCCGCCGGCTGGTGGCCGGCGACGCGCAGCACACCGGATGA
- a CDS encoding TetR/AcrR family transcriptional regulator, which translates to MATSGQRRGADTKAEIRRVAIELFTERGYEATSLREIAERLDITKAALYYHFSSKESIVLSIFQAHLDALDELVDWAREQPPGPELRAQVVDRMVELGVGSGMAAMKFAMANQHVVRDLHQQQGRENAFGKMTELFDIVTGPDATVEETLRVRSALLSVNIVLMASRGLPVTDTELAAVARNIAHSLIAPGPDRPGAVRDDD; encoded by the coding sequence ATGGCGACATCAGGACAGCGGCGCGGCGCCGACACCAAAGCGGAGATCCGCAGGGTGGCCATCGAGCTGTTCACCGAACGCGGCTACGAGGCGACCAGCCTGCGGGAGATCGCCGAACGGCTGGACATCACCAAGGCGGCGCTGTACTACCACTTCAGCAGCAAGGAGAGCATCGTCCTGTCGATCTTCCAGGCGCACCTGGACGCGCTCGACGAGCTCGTCGACTGGGCCCGTGAGCAGCCACCCGGGCCGGAGCTGCGCGCCCAGGTCGTCGACCGGATGGTCGAGCTCGGCGTCGGCAGCGGCATGGCCGCCATGAAGTTCGCGATGGCCAACCAGCACGTCGTCCGCGACCTGCACCAGCAGCAGGGGCGGGAGAACGCGTTCGGCAAGATGACCGAACTCTTCGACATCGTGACCGGCCCGGACGCCACCGTCGAGGAGACGCTACGGGTCCGCTCGGCGCTGCTCAGCGTCAACATCGTGCTGATGGCCTCGCGCGGCCTGCCGGTCACCGACACCGAACTCGCGGCGGTCGCCCGCAACATCGCCCACAGCCTGATCGCCCCCGGCCCGGACCGGCCCGGCGCGGTACGCGACGACGACTAG
- a CDS encoding 2'-5' RNA ligase family protein codes for MHTVELLLDAGREDDVRRQWELLRDAGLPSLADHRHPTNRPHLTLVNAASLAGLPDLDLPVAAALGPVRMLGRALVWAVTPTEELRELHFRVWSALPQAWPPPDRWIPHVSLALRFPAAAAATITPADVRGEFVAARSYDTATRSVTGL; via the coding sequence GTGCACACCGTGGAACTGCTGCTCGATGCGGGACGGGAAGACGACGTACGCCGGCAGTGGGAGCTCTTGCGGGACGCCGGCCTGCCCAGCCTCGCCGATCATCGGCACCCCACCAACCGGCCGCATCTGACCCTGGTCAACGCCGCGTCGCTGGCTGGGTTGCCCGACCTGGACCTGCCGGTGGCCGCCGCGCTCGGTCCGGTGCGGATGCTCGGGAGGGCGCTGGTCTGGGCGGTGACGCCGACCGAGGAGTTGAGGGAACTGCATTTCCGGGTGTGGTCGGCGCTGCCGCAGGCGTGGCCGCCGCCGGACCGGTGGATTCCGCACGTCAGCCTGGCACTCCGGTTTCCCGCGGCGGCGGCCGCCACGATCACTCCGGCGGACGTGCGCGGAGAGTTCGTGGCGGCGCGCAGCTACGACACCGCAACGCGGTCGGTGACCGGCCTCTAG
- a CDS encoding DHA2 family efflux MFS transporter permease subunit, with translation MTPPTRFTHREIMVTMSGLVIAMLLAMLDNMIVAPALPTIVGELHGLNHLAWVTTGYILASTVATPIWGKLGDLLGRRITFLSSIAIFLLGSALCGMSQNMGELVGFRALQGLGAGGLMVGVMAVLADIIPPRERGKYQGVMMAVMPVAMIGGPLVGGFITDHLNWRWAFYVNLPLGVVALGVCWFVLAKLPRGAGAVRIDWLGAALLSVWITALVLITTWGGSQYAWASAQILGLLALAVVAFVAFVVVERRSAEPIMPLSVFANRNFALAGALSLIVGFAMFGGITLLPQFQQYVQGSSATNSGLLLMPMMLSAMVVSLVGGQLITRTGHYRALPILGTVLMTAGLALFATMDIGTSRFTTGLFMAVLGAGMGCLMQTTMLIAQNSAPIQAIGAATGAATFLRNMGGSLGVSLLSTLYTNHLIHALGGGVPTGSAAGMTPAMLRALPDNVRHLFAQAVTDGIGAAFTWGAVAAAAGIVVALFIRHVPLRGFADAPKAPEQAAEELQAV, from the coding sequence GTGACCCCACCCACCCGGTTCACCCATCGAGAGATCATGGTGACCATGAGCGGCCTCGTGATCGCGATGCTGCTCGCCATGCTCGACAACATGATCGTGGCGCCCGCCCTGCCGACCATCGTCGGCGAGCTGCACGGCCTCAACCACCTGGCCTGGGTGACCACCGGCTACATCCTGGCCTCCACGGTCGCCACCCCGATCTGGGGCAAGCTCGGTGACCTGCTCGGCCGCCGGATCACCTTCCTCAGCTCGATCGCGATCTTCCTGCTCGGCTCGGCGCTGTGCGGCATGTCGCAGAACATGGGCGAGCTGGTCGGCTTCCGGGCGCTGCAGGGTCTCGGCGCCGGCGGCCTGATGGTCGGCGTCATGGCGGTGCTGGCCGACATCATCCCGCCCCGCGAGCGTGGCAAGTACCAGGGCGTGATGATGGCCGTCATGCCGGTCGCGATGATCGGCGGCCCGCTGGTCGGCGGCTTCATCACCGACCACCTCAACTGGCGCTGGGCGTTCTACGTCAACCTGCCGCTGGGCGTCGTGGCGCTGGGTGTCTGCTGGTTCGTGTTGGCCAAGCTTCCGCGCGGCGCGGGTGCGGTGCGCATCGACTGGCTCGGCGCGGCCCTGCTCAGCGTCTGGATCACCGCGCTGGTGCTGATCACCACCTGGGGTGGCAGCCAGTACGCCTGGGCCTCCGCGCAGATTCTCGGCCTGCTCGCGCTCGCGGTGGTCGCCTTCGTCGCGTTCGTCGTCGTCGAGCGCCGCTCCGCCGAGCCGATCATGCCGCTGTCCGTCTTCGCCAACCGCAACTTCGCGCTGGCCGGCGCGCTCAGCCTGATCGTCGGCTTCGCCATGTTCGGCGGCATCACCCTGCTCCCGCAGTTCCAGCAGTACGTGCAGGGTTCCTCGGCCACCAACAGCGGCCTGCTGCTGATGCCGATGATGCTGTCCGCCATGGTCGTCTCGCTGGTCGGCGGTCAGCTGATCACCCGCACCGGCCACTACCGTGCGCTGCCGATCCTGGGCACCGTGTTGATGACCGCCGGCCTCGCCCTGTTCGCCACCATGGACATCGGCACCTCGCGGTTCACCACCGGCCTGTTCATGGCGGTCCTCGGCGCCGGCATGGGCTGCCTGATGCAGACCACCATGCTGATCGCGCAGAACAGCGCCCCGATCCAGGCGATCGGCGCGGCGACCGGCGCGGCCACCTTCCTGCGCAACATGGGCGGCTCGCTCGGCGTCTCGCTGCTGAGCACGCTCTACACCAACCACCTGATCCACGCGCTGGGCGGCGGCGTGCCGACCGGTTCGGCCGCCGGGATGACCCCGGCCATGCTGCGGGCCCTGCCGGACAACGTGCGGCACCTGTTCGCCCAGGCGGTCACCGACGGCATCGGCGCCGCGTTCACCTGGGGCGCGGTCGCGGCCGCGGCCGGCATCGTGGTGGCGCTGTTCATCCGCCACGTGCCGCTGCGCGGCTTCGCCGACGCACCGAAGGCCCCGGAGCAGGCCGCCGAGGAGCTGCAGGCGGTCTAG